From a region of the Zingiber officinale cultivar Zhangliang chromosome 4B, Zo_v1.1, whole genome shotgun sequence genome:
- the LOC121977189 gene encoding transcription factor TGAL1-like (The sequence of the model RefSeq protein was modified relative to this genomic sequence to represent the inferred CDS: added 91 bases not found in genome assembly) yields MADGSPRTDTSTDVDTDEKDQRFEHGQLAAVAASDSSDRSKDKTLDQKTLRRLAQNREAARKSRLRKKAYVQQLENSRVKLTQVEQEFQRARQQGIFISSSGDQSHSMGGNGALAFDVEYARWLEEHNRQINELRAAVNAHASENDLRVTVDSILTHYEEIFRIKGVAAKTDVFHMLSGMWKTPAERCFLWLGGFRSSELLKLLANQLEPLTEQQLMGICNLQQSSQQAEDALSQGMEALQQSLAETLAGSLGPSVSSGNVANYMGQMAMAMGKLGTLENFLRQADNLRQQTLQQMHRILTTRQSARALLAINDYFSRLRALSSLWLARPRE; encoded by the exons TTGCAGCTTCTGATTCAAGTGATAGGTCAAAAGACAAAACACTTGATCAAAAG ACTCTTCGTCGCCTTGCACAAAATCGTGAAGCTGCTAGAAAAAGTAGACTAAGGAAAAAG GCTTATGTACAACAACTAGAGAATAGTAGAGTAAAGCTGACTCAAGTTGAGCAGGAGTTTCAACGAGCTCGTCAGCAG GGTATTTTTATCTCTAGCTCAGGAGATCAATCACATAGCATGGGTGGGAATG GGGCATTGGCTTTCGATGTTGAATATGCACGATGGCTCGAAGAACACAATCGGCAGATAAATGAACTGCGGGCAGCAGTTAATGCCCATGCGAGTGAAAATGATCTGCGTGTTACCGTCGATAGTATCCTCACACACTATGAAGAAATATTTAGGATCAAGGGCGTCGCTGCCAAGACAGACGTCTTTCACATGTTATCTGGGATGTGGAAGACACCAGCTGAAAGGTGTTTCCTATGGCTTGGGGGTTTCCGATCGTCTGAACTTCTAAAG TTACTTGCAAATCAGCTCGAACCTCTAACAGAGCAGCAATTGATGGGGATATGCAATCTCCAGCAGTCGTCGCAACAGGCTGAAGACGCTCTCTCTCAAGGGATGGAGGCCTTACAGCAGTCCCTAGCAGAAACATTGGCTGGGTCTCTTGGCCCCTCTGTATCATCAGGAAATGTCGCAAATTACATGGGTCAGATGGCTATGGCTATGGGAAAACTTGGAACTCTCGAGAATTTTCTTCGCCAG GCTGATAATCTGCGGCAGCAAACCTTACAACAAATGCATCGAATCTTGACGACCAGACAGTCTGCTCGGGCACTTCTTGCCATAAACGATTACTTCTCGCGTCTTCGTGCCTTGAGCTCCCTCTGGCTTGCTAGGCCTAGAGAGTGA